DNA from Strigops habroptila isolate Jane chromosome 6, bStrHab1.2.pri, whole genome shotgun sequence:
GAGGCAGGTGCCATCCCTCCAGCCCCTCTTCTTTTTGCCATCCCCTGAGCTCAGGGCAGCCACTTCtgtttccctccccaccatAAAGCACTCAGGTACTCAGGGAACTACTCGCTGTTAAGACTTTAGGGCAGGAATGGATGAATAGGATCATCTCAACCAGCATTGCCCAAAACACTGCATGGTCAATGACATCCCCACCTGCTCTGTACAAGTAAAAGGTGGATGTGGTTGGAAGGGAGGTAAGAAAGTCCCCAAATCCTCAGGTGCACCAGCAGTCCATGGTTTCAAAAAGCTTGGGAATGACCAGGCATCTGCCCTAGCAACTTCTGAACGAAACCTACAGCTGCTGCATGGGTGAGAAAGGCTCCCAGTCTTAACAGATAAACAACAGACTGCAAGCCATGAGGAAGCCATCCCATCTTCTGCTTCCACATCAACagacagcaaagggaaaacaccTTTTCGTTAACCACATCCATGTAAGCAAAGTTATAGGTGCAGAAAGGAAAGCCTGCAAACCCTTCTCTAACACAGGCTTGTGCTTCATAACTTAATTCAACGTACAACTTATCTGCTGGCTTTTCCCCTCCATTGGGGCTCTGAAGCTTTTAACCCCTCCTTGCTCCCTCCACATCCTACCAGCTTGCTAGGACCTTTCCTAAAGGGAACTGAGATAAGGTCCCCACTGGCATCTCCAAACTCAGCAAAAACCATGTTGGGATAACAACAACCAACAACGATACAGTAGGGGACATTCCTACCTGAAAAGGATATTGTTGAAGAGAAAGCTGAATAAATTCCCTTTCTCGGAGTCGAGGGCCTGGTTCTCCACCCGTGGCAGCCCGAAGCCGATGACCAGGATGTACAAGGTGAGGGTGAAGAGCTTGGTGACCACAAACACGACAGCCCAGTAGTTAAACCTGCAGGAGAGCAAGCAGAGGTGTTGGCAGGAGCAGcctccagcactgagctggaGGTGACAGTGAGGCCCCCGTCACACTGACGGCTCTCCTGGGCACTGGAGGATGGAAGCCATGGCCAGCTCGCCTGCTTACACCTTCTCGTTGCTCTCATCCGTGAAGTAGATCAGCCGGGACACATGGAGGAACAATTCGGCTAAATACTGCAACAGCAAGAGGATCAGCCCCAAGCGGGTTAAGCtaggagggaagagaaagaaagaccaTCACTGGGCTGGTCAACCTCAGTCCTTTATATCCAGCTATAGCATCTCCCCTGCCATCCCCGAGCTGCTGCACTAGCCCAAAGCCAGACCCTTCTGCAGTAGTGGGGGTAGGACTGGAATTGGGGTAACCCCTGTCCCCAAAACATCAAAGGAGCCCAAGCAGAGCTGAGATGGATCCAACACAAAACCCTAACTGCTGGCAATGCTGCTCTGTGCACACGCTCAGAGGAAGGGTAAGAACTTGCTGCCTGTGCCATGCTGGGagagcaccccagggtgctTTCCACACCCAGGGGAGATGCACCCATCAGCCTGTGTTTTGGGTGCCTGATTAACATTTGCTTTGCAACACACAGAGACTGCCTGTGCACTCACAGAACATCACTGAACTCCTTCAAATTCAGCTCTGTGGGGCTATGAAAACTGTTTGATTAACAGCCCCCAGTCAGCAGGGCGACTTCAATACCATCTGCTTTATAAACACTCATCTTTATTCCCTTTCAGCCCCCCACCCTGCTGAGGCTTCCGGGGTATAAAAGGACCTTGCTCAGCCCCATCCACAGCACGGGGCAGGATGCTGAAGCAGCGGACTCACTTGAAGAGGTATGCGCCGGCGATGTGCACCAGGTAGAGCGTGATGCACCGCAGCTGGCGGGGGATCTCCTCCTGTCAGGGTCAGAAAGCCACGTTACTCTTTTGCCCTGCTTCACCAGCCCACTCCCAAAGCTCACCTTCTCTAAATGCAGTGGGAAAACCACCTCGAGCATCCCCGCCTGGCTCTCACCTTGCGGACTTTTTGGAAGTAGAGTTCTGGCAGGGCATGCAGCCAATACGCCAGCTGACACAGGTAGAAAAACTTCACCTGGAACCTGAAATGCAGGGACGAGCTGCATGAGCCAGTCTGGGGCACGGCAGGACCCCAAGGACCCGGGTGCCAGGGGAGGTGTTGGGCAATCCCTCCACCACTTTGAAGCCACGGGATTTAGGAATCATCATTTCTGGGCTGAAATTGTATGCTGAGCCAAGCTAGCCACGCCTGGAGTTTACCCAGATGCTCGTGCTGTGGTCTCCATGCTCTCAGCAAGCCTCACTCTTGCAGAAACCCAAGAAGGGATGATTATCCCCTACTTTGTTTCTACCatgaaaaatgaacagcaaagaGACTTGCCCAAGGTGATGCAGGCAGGAAGCAGCCAGGATGAGTAACCAAGTCCACAGAACCTTCCTCATGGAGGAAACCTTCTGGGAACACCCTCCCCAGGGCCATAAACAAGATATCCCCCATCTCTCTCCCGGGATCTTActgcagcatccttgcagcAGGGTGTGTGCAAAAGGCACCACGCTGTCAGCACCCCACTCCCAGCCATGGGGAAAACCGTATAGAGGAAGGAAGTGGTCAGCCTGAGAACAAAATGCCCTTGCAAGTGCTTACGGAAGATAAACATGCGGGTAGTTTTCCCACAAGCTCCGGGGGTTTGATATGTATCCttcctgaaaaagagaaagatgcaagccttcagcagaagcagcaggcagcGCATGGTTACAAGAGGGAGGGATCCTGCTACAGTGAAACTAGGAACTGGGGATGACACCTAGGTCATTTCAGCCTGCAGTAAAATTCATATCCCCCGCGAGAGCCAAGGCAGAGCTCTCCAAACCTCAGCGACATTCACGGAAGCACAGGATGGtctggattggaagggaccttaaagctcatccagttccaaccccctgccacgggcagggacaccttccactagagcaggttgctccaagccccgtccagcctggccttgaacactgccagggatgaggcagccacagcttctctgggcaacccgtgccagcgtctcagcaccctcacagagaagaacttcttccttatatctgataTAAATCTACgctctttcagttcaaagccattcccctttgtcctatccctacaggctcttgtagaaagtccctctccatacttcttgtaggccccctttaggtagTGAAAGGCTGCTATCAGGTCTCCTGGAGCCTTCTTAGACATTCATGGGTCCCAAGTTCAGGATaggatgttttggggtttgagCAATATGAGAGGGATGCTCTGGAGGTGTAAGGGCCAGATGCCTGTAGCATGGCTCCAAGCAACCGTGTGCATGGTCCACGGAAGCTTCTTCCCCCCTGGCATTTCCAAACCAAGTATCACCTAAGCAAGAAGAAGTACTTCTGAACAGAAAGGGGAACagaaaacacccacaaaaaaattaatatgcattgcacagttttattttccaccTGCCAGCATTTGCCTACAGTCTCTTACGCTTGCAGGACAGGTTACAGGATGGGGCTCCCTTCTGTTCCATGcacagctgctgccacaggCCTTTGCAAAGAGATGCTGGCGTGGGAAATCCGTCCTGCCCAGCGCCTACCTGTCACCATCATCCCTACCCTGTCTGCCCTCAGCCCTTTATTCAGTTGAGGGCAGAGGAAGTGCCAAGTGCTGCAAAGGGTAAcctgctctgcacacacagagcatttGGGGAACACATCATGGCAATGCGGGTTTGCACAGGAGGCCACAGCCCCGCAGCTGGTGAGGGATGAGCCTGGTACGGGGTGAAGACAGcccaaaaccagcagcattgactgtttttccctccccacagccctaTGGGGCAGAAGCAGTGCCAGCAGACTCCCAGAAAGGGAGTAGCTGTCCTCTAAAGGGGGCTGGCAGGACACCCTGAGCAGTGGGGAGGGGACCTGCTGCCAAGTATCCATCCCCAGCGCTGCCTATTAGCTCCACAACCCTGCAAAAGGCACAAAAACCCCAGGGCACTGAACACaaataaggaggaaaataagaggCTGAGAAAGACAGCAGGTCCCAGAGCAGCGATGGAGATGATGGGGCCAGCCAGGATTACTGGGGTTCAGCTCCAAAAATACTTTACAACCCATTTGCTTGTGCCTTGCACGAGCAGGAAAAGGATCTCTCCAAACTGCCCTCACTCAGTGGCTGGAAAGACCCATCACAACTGAAAGCTGAGCTTGCTGAAATGTGCCCATCTTGGCCCAGGGTCTGACTGGGGACTCTCTGCTGCCATTTGTGCTCCAGAAACCACACATCCCACCCAGGGATCCCAAAGCCCAGCCAGCCCCATGCCTTACCGTCACCACGACGTACAAGCACCAAATCACAGAGGTGAGGTGGAAGGCAACCATCTGTCCTGATTCATTGAACTTGCTGTGTTTAATCTTGGAGAGATGGAGACGCCTGTTGATTttctgggaagaagcagagggagagaaaaggaacaagaaacCATGAACCACCGGGCCAACAATCttccattctcctcctcctccccatcccaagCAGCCCCAAGCATCAGATGAAGGCTCACTCATCACCTCAACCCCCAGACCACCCCCAGAAGAGCATTTAACTGCAGCAGGACCACATCCCCTCCATGGTACTTGAGATCCTTTGGTGACACAAGATGTCAAATGGCACTCACGTCCAGGATGTACTCCTGCACCACTGCATGCAGGATGATGGCAATGAAGAAGTAGAAGAGGATGGTGACCACATCCTTCAGCCCATAGTGATACTGGATGAGCTCCCCATCTgcaaagaaaccaaaatgtGGGTCAAATACCCATGACCCACATGATTTCCAGGGCTTAAGGGTTAGTGTGGGGAAGCTATTGACAACATGAAGTTTGTGTGGGGCCACATGAAAGGTGAAAGCAGAGGGTGGTCATGACTATGCCAGTGGAGGCAAAAAGGACTCTAGCCAAGGTTAGTTTATCAGTGGAGGGTGGATGGTTTCCCCTCTAATAGCTCAAAGGAGGTGACACCCAGAACACTTCAGGCTTCCCCTGCCAGAGATGAAGGATTGGGCACAACCTGGCTATGGAGACAGGAATTCATCAGCCTGGTGAGATGAAGACATGGAGGCAGCGCTGAAGCAGGTGATGGGATCAGGGACACCCCACTAGGAGCATTAGGGCCTGGGATGGGATTTCCACCCCTTCGGTATCATCCAACACCCAGTTTCTCCTACTCACCCCTgaaagctgctggagcaggacttGGCTGCCCACATGCAGATGCCTTGTGCTATTAAGAGATCTGAGACAGTGGCATGGGGCTGGCAGATAAGAAATAGGATCCACAGGAGGGCCTGCTCTTCTGGGGCAATAGGACACTCAACAACACCCAAAGTACCCCAGGCATCTGCATTTAGGCAACTATTCACAGCCCTGCAGTTTATGGGGAAGAAGCAGAGTCGGGAAAGCTGCTGTCCTCATGGCATGCTGCAGAAAGCATCACGATGTGAAGCTCAGCCCAACttggctgctgctctccctgacCCTGATCCTGACCATCCTCTCCTAACATCAATGCTGGGAAGCCACTTCTGTGTCTTGCCCCGTTTACCCTCAAACAAAGTTTTGGTCCAGATTTCTAAGATTTGAGGTACATGAATGAGATTTGAATAGGATTTATGTAAATACCTGGTGTAAGGATGTGAAAACACCCTGTCCTTAGGAGCCCCCCAGCTGGGTACTGTGCAAATCCGGAGGTAAACATGTTGCCTGTATCAAAGAGCTCATAACCCCAGTGCAAGATAAAAGACAGAATTGCAAGTCTAAGGAAAATAATACTATGCATATGTGCAacagctctgcctcctctttCTAGGGcatttcagcagctgctctAGTAGGAGCTCTGTGTGCACTGAGCATGGGAGACAACAGCAAGATCTGCTGGCTGACAGGCAACAGCAACCTTGTGAGGGATATGAAACAGCCTTGGAAAAGATTGCATGAGCAGTAACCTTCCTCTGAGTGAGCTTGCTGCACCAAAGtccctctccccacagcctCATCTAGCTCATGCCCTGTACTGATACCTCAATACTGGTTCTGGTGTGATGGTTCTATGCCCCCTCGAGATTTATGGTATCAGGAAAGAATAAATCATTTAATTCAACAGCAGTGGAAGTTGCCTGGACCGTGCCACAGGGCAGCACAGACCACAATTTAATCTAGAAGCTGGATGATTTCTTCAACCATAACGTTCACAGACTTTAAGGGCAGCCCTTTTATCTTCCGCGTGTCTGCCTCAGTTAGTTGCACTAATCTCAACAGCTCTGCTCTTACCCTGGGTGATTACTCAAACACTCCTAATTAACTGCAGCTTTCTGCCACCAAGCCAGGCTCTGTGCCCCAGGCGTCTGGCTCATCCTGAGCCCGGGGCTTTACCCAAaccacctcctgctgccccacacCGGTGCCCCAATTGCTGCCAGCCCCGGGGGGCTCTTGGCTAGGAAGGTAGCTACTAGCAGCCAAAACACAAGCAGGGACCGAGCCTCCAGCTGATtgctggctgggagctggggcacATCCTATGGTCCACTGGGCTCAGACCTGCGCCTGCTTGGAGCCTCCTTCAATTACTCCCCATGTGCATCAGGACCATAAGCTGCCTGCAGCGGGGATGCTGTCCACATGCGCACCTCCACGCCCCCACCTTGTGCAATCCCCAATAAATAACAGCATTATCTGCACACCCCTAAGAACCAAATCCCTCCGGCTCCTTGGCAGGGCACAGAGCTACTCTGGGCATGCAATCAGGCAATTTGGTCTTGCCTGACCAGGCTTGGAGGAGGATTCTCACTCTGTAGAATGCACAGAGCAGCCTGACCATGGCAaaaacaggctggagaagaagcCCTAAAACCCCCTGGAAAGTATTTCTCCCCAACCCTGGCAGCACGAGTGCTGGCAGACACAATCAGTGTGTGCTCTGAGCCAcacaagctttgcttttcctccacaCACCTTATTTTTAAGATCTCCTTTACTACCAGACAGGGGCCCAAGCCATGTGCATCATTAGAGAGTGAGCCCAGGCCAGGTGGCCACAAGTGTTTGGGGCAGATCACAACTTGACCTCCCCTTGGGGcatctgcagcagaaacatCTCTTACCTGCTGTAGGCACGCTAACATTGTACTGAGGTAAGATAAACAGGAAGGCAGTCTTGGCTGTCACCTGTCAAAGACAcatagaggagaaaaagcaaatcagTTATCGAATCCATTCCTCTGCCAGCATTTACTCCCCTTTCCAATCACACTTGGAAAGGCAAATTGTCCAGGGAGATGTGTAGGCACTGGCTTTGGTCACAGAAAGGCCTTTCAGCAAGGAGATTGCTAGGGAAGAGGTTTGTTAATAGGGACTTGGGATTTGGAAAGGAGACAGGGATGTATAAAAGACAGAGACACCTGGAAAAACCACCAGCCAGCCTGATTGGGGAAGCTCCTTGCATCCCCTCCAGGATGGACCACCATCACATGTGACCTGCTGCTCAGAGAACACCAGGAGCCCAACCCAGCAGGCTATTTGTGTTAATTAAACTCATTCCCATCCACTCCAGGCAGCCACACTGGGAGCCTGGCAGTCATAGAAACGGCAGCACCCAAGCAAGCTCATCACAATCCACATGGATTTATATTTATCCCTGCATCTTTGTGGAGACTCCTCTAATAACAGCAGCCACTGGACCAGTGAGGACAGATCCCTTCAGAGACTGTGCAGGTGCTCAGAGGGTCCCATGGGACAGgggaaaagcacagaagagCTGAACCTTGTGTTGGCCACACATAAGATCCCAGCTGCATGTCCAGCATCACAGGCTGGcccacagagaggaaaaaaagcctgaaataagACATCGGCTCCCTGCAaaccagggctgtgctgctcactCTTCATTATTGCTTTTAACCCAAGGGAATGATCCTCCCCAGTAGTGAAGCAGGAGAATTTGTGGGAATGGGGCAGAACACCACCAGGATGCCCCCAAGCAGCAACCTCAAGACCAATGAACCTTTGAGCAGGGGCCACAGCAAAATCTGGTGCACACATCCAAcatctcttcatcagggactgcagtgataggaccaggggtaatgggttcaaactaaaccagaggaagttcaggttaggtataaggaagaagtgctttactgtgagggtggtgaggcactggaacaggttgcccaaggaagtggtaaatgctccatccctggcagtgttcaaggccaggttggacagagccttgggcgacatggtctagagtgaggcgtccctgcccatggaactagatcatcttaaggtcctttccaagccaaaccattctatgactctatgattctaacacCAAACATGCCTTCATCCCATCCAACCCAACACTGGCAGCAGGTCACCCAAGATTTTTTACCTCTCCAATGGCCCCTAAGCCACCCCTCCAATGCTTCACAAGCACCCAGCCTTATATGCAACCAGCCCATAAAAACCCTGTGCCCATCGATGGAGATGAGCTGCATTTCACTCAAGACTGTTTCAGAGCTGCAGGCTATTAAAAACCCTGCTGGAAGTATTGCTTCATGTCTTACCAGATGTAGCTGTGGAGGGGGACACATGGGCTTTGCCAAGCGCCCCCATCCTGCCCTCATGAGCATTGGGCAACCAGCTgatggctctgctctgctggcacaggttgcccaccTTCCTGCAGCCCCGGCTGGGGCACAACAAACTCCATGGCATGTTTTCATGATGTTTGGGgattattactatttttttccacttaaaaaaaaggaatcccACATGTTGTGCTCTGCTTGTGGAGGAGGAGATGCAAGGAGTACTCTGCCGAGGGAGATGGAGACCACGGGCAGAGCTTGGGGTGGTAATGGAAAAAGCACATCACCTGGCCTCAAGCTGGCTTACGGAGACAATTCTGGCTCTTGCAAACCTCACTGGCTGGGAAAGAGAAGTTGCTTCATCCCGGAGTGGTACAACTAGGTACAACTAGTAGCACAACTAGGACCTCGACTTTACATCCAAACCTCGTCACAAGCTGGCACTGGGCATGAAACAAACACATGACGCCAGCTGTGGCCAtgatgctgcagggatgggcGGCTGTATCATGGATGTGATGACAGCAGCAAACAATGAAGGGTTTACATCTATCCGAGCACCTGGCTGACATCCAGAGGTGTAAaaagctggaaacaaaacaacatcTCCAGATGAAGCCTCCTAACCTGCTGGAGGGGCCATAAACCAGACTTTTTGAGTCCGAGAAATGACCCCAGAGCATCTCCAGTGTGGCAAGCAATGCCTGCACGGTGCCCAGCCCCAACACACTTTGCCAGGACtctctttatcttcttttctaGAAGGCCTGGTAGGAAGGTTTCCTCCATCCACTCAAGGATGAAGCAATGCTTGTCCCATCTCCACACCTGCGCTTGCTTCCTGTGGGCCAGAGGACCACTAGCAGCTTCGGGGGCAACCTCTGCATCCCTTCACCTTTCCTTATAGAGAGGTAGCAGGTTGTTTTCTAAAGCCCACATAAAGTGTTTTACAGCCCAAGATAAATGAAACCTCCTGACAGACCGATTTCCAAAGACAAACTGCCTCTCTTCTCCACCTGATGGATGGGGAAGCCAAGGCACACACCTACAGCCACCCCCTACGGGCCACCGCGGAGGCCAAATTTGAACCTCCAGGCATCCAACCTCCCCATCCACCTTGGGACCTTGGGACATCTCACAGAACTTATGGAGGGAAGGTCTTCTCTCAGGCATCACACTGACCATGGAAACATCTGAATACGGGCAGTTTCACTCCTCACCCTGCGGTGAGTCCTTCAGCTTTCCAACGGCACAGAAGACTGGCTGCATCTCATCTTGTGAGCGCTTCCACCTCTAAGCTTTCCTCCCTGCAACTGCACATCAAACCCAGAACGATGTACTTATGATCCAGCTCAGCTCGGCCCTCTGAGACTCACCACCAGCCAGGCCACCACCATCACCATTATGCCCTTGGCTGGGTTACCTCCAacttaccaccaccaccacaaggACATCTCAGTTCAGTCAGGCAAAGAGTCGCAGTTTCTAGCAGCCACAGCAGGTAGAGCATGAAACGTGTAGGATGAACCACCTTGAGCGGGACATCCCTCCACCCTTGAAGGTGAAGGACACGCTGCATGCCCGTGGCAGGACTCGTGTCCTTCTGTCATTGCCCACATCACACCCCACCCAGTGGACTTGGAGGGACAGGTGACTTGAACGAGGTTATAGCCAAGTTCCCCTCAAGTGAACCCCAGTTCCACGCTGTAGCTGCAGCCCCCACAGCATCGCCTCCACCACGTCAACTGGGAGCACCCACAGTGCGCCCACCACTATGCAGTGTATAGAGACAGAAACATCACCTTATGAAGCTTACACCTCCTGGAAAACGGGAAAACTTGAACCTCCAGCTATGCCACCTCCAGCTCTCCTGCAAGGCAGTAACCAGGTTTCCTTGGCTCAGGAAGTAGCGATGAGCACTGGGGATGGCAAAGCTTTAATGCTCACACTGAGCATTTTGCAGGCagccagagaaagcagaagtttgtacagggaagagaaatgtgCCTCTGAATAATCCTCACAAGATGCTCGCTGTTTGTTTGCTCTGAAACAAGATGCTGGTATGGGAAAGGAAGCAACAGGCATGCTCCTGCCTTGccgggcagcagcagagccagagctCCCACAGAACTGCTGCAAGCAGGGGCAGAATTGATCCCCTCCAGGTATTACTATATTTTTTTGGTTATGCTGTGAGGCCACTTCCTCAACTTGCTTCTTTGGTTTTCCCTTCTTCAGTCTTTTCTAAAGGCAGCCAGAAGTCACCATGTCTCAGAATATCACCATGTCTCAGGTAGGGATTTTTATAGGATTGGAGAGAGATTTGTCTCCATGGAATGAGCTGAGCGGGGACCACATAGGAAAGACTGTATATTCCTCCTATGCTCCCTACCCTGCATTAAGGCCACCTCTACACAACCCACCACTGCGCAAGAGAGTGAGGGAGATGCTCCTCATGCCAGCCTCATCCTGTGTTGCATGAGGGATATGCCTGAACCAGCCAAATTTGGGAAGTGGTTGTCCTGGGGGTTCTCTATagaaacacagaggaaacaGCATCTTCAGCAGCAAGTGGTTAATGACACTAAGCCAAGCGAGCACCAAAGGGCAGCTAGATGGTGAAGAGGCAAAACTCAACATGTTCGTCAAGACCACAGTTTCCTGCAAtgctcagagcagccaggaCAGGGCTCGGGCTGTTTCTCACGGAGCAACATAGTTGGAACCAAATGAGCGCATCTACCTCACAGCTCTCAATGGCAGGGTGATGGATAAAACCAAACAATCCCAGCACTACTTTGTATTTACTGTGCATCTGCTATCCACCACTGTGCACCTACTCCCTCATAACGCAGCAATTAGAAAAATCCACACCCCTGCTAGCCCGGAGTTTGCTGCCTCATacaaagcagcaaagctccCCTCAGCCTTtatagaaaatgctgtttttccctTGCCACAAAACATTCTGAGAATCCAAACCCAAATCCCAATTccatttttcatagaatcacagactggtttgggttggaagggaccttaaagctcatccagttccaactccctgccacgggcagggacaccttccactagaccaggttgctccaagccccgtccaacctggccttgaacactgccagggatggggcagccacagcttctctgggcaacctgtgccagggcctcagcacccccacagggaacaacttcttcccaatatctaatctaaatcttccctctgcttttgcagGTGAGCAAGCAGCTTTTAATAAAGGCAGCCAAAAGTGCATTCAGGCAGCTGAGCACCTCTCCCAAAATCTACCCGCCGCGACTCTCAAACCTTCAAATTTTCATGAGCGAGGGATAACTTTTGAGCATCCTTCACAGGGAGGTACCAGGTCGCTCTATGAAACCCAGTTTCCCCCCTGAATGCCTCATCCCAGGGAAATCTGCAGTGCCCATGCTGTCTTCACCCTAACCGGGAGCCCTCTGGTATGCAGCCATCCCCAGGGTCCTGCTTGGGTTAAAACTGCTTCGGAGGAAGGAAGCAGCTCCAAACCTCTGGCGGGGGAGGCTGGGGGAGTTTCTGCAGTCAGAGctgggaaaatatttccagGGCTTGAAAAGCAACTCAAACTAATTAGATAAAATGCTGTCCGAAGGCTTTTCTCACAGCTTAAGGAGTTCTTTTCTCCCCCACCAGCCAGGGCgtttattgaaagaaaaacttgttGATCCACAGTATGGATTGACACAGGCCCTACATGTAAACTAAAGACCAAACTTTGGACCAAAGCCTTTAAAAGTAAACAGCCAGCTTCAACAAAAAGCCCTCCCCGAGCGCGGCAcaacccctctgctcccacagaCAAGCTCATCCCCCAGCAGGACACAACTATCATTGCCTCACACTCCCTCGTGGTTATCCCTTTTTGGAAAGCAGACcgaaatgctgcttttttatcccttcccctccctgctctcccccaACTATTCAGCCCTTAAGCCATGGGCATGCCTCAGTTCCCACATCTGGCCAGGACCAGGGGAGGCAGGAAcatggtttgttttcccttgttaATGACGGGAAGGCCTTAATTTTTGCAGAGTACTATGGAGGGGACCAGGGAGGGGAAAGTATATTTAGCAGGAAGCCTGGAAATAGCAGCTCATTCGTCAGCCGCCTTCGTTTGACAGTGTCACAACCCAGGGTTTGGGAGACCGTGACTCACTGCCCGGCTCTGCGCATGGGGAAAGCCCGGCAAGGGCATCTCTTAAAATACAATGGTTTATAACTGCATCACCATCACCCCATGCACAAGCAtcagcagctgcctcctgctttgCCCATGAGCTTGTGTGCCAGCCAGTTCTGGGCATAAAGGGGAGGTAAGACTGAGCctcattttccccattttacagaGATTATAGCAGCAGTCCCCATCTAATACAGAACCCCTCAAAACCAGTGAGGTCTCCCCCAAATTCAACCCACATGGAGGATGATCAACCCAACACCGCACACAGGAGCCATCCCAGACAGGACACAGGCCACTGGGCA
Protein-coding regions in this window:
- the TRAM2 gene encoding translocating chain-associated membrane protein 2 — its product is MAFRRRAKSHPLFSQEFLIHNHADIGFCLVLSVLIALMFEVTAKTAFLFILPQYNVSVPTADGELIQYHYGLKDVVTILFYFFIAIILHAVVQEYILDKINRRLHLSKIKHSKFNESGQMVAFHLTSVIWCLYVVVTEGYISNPRSLWENYPHVYLPFQVKFFYLCQLAYWLHALPELYFQKVRKEEIPRQLRCITLYLVHIAGAYLFNLTRLGLILLLLQYLAELFLHVSRLIYFTDESNEKVFNYWAVVFVVTKLFTLTLYILVIGFGLPRVENQALDSEKGNLFSFLFNNILFRMSVLLLVCLFQASVMWRFIHFQLRRWRVYWNEQSSRKRATGTNRQTRPFRRDWGYYENGVVKVENGISPRTRKVKFP